A window from Methylocystis sp. MJC1 encodes these proteins:
- the trpS gene encoding tryptophan--tRNA ligase, whose product MSSFPQRVFSGVQSTGNLHLGNYLGAIVKFVELQERFECLYCVVDLHAITVPQDPIELRNNTREIAAAFIACGIDPKKNIVFNQSQVAEHAELAWVLNCVARIGWLNRMTQFKDKAGKDRENASMGLLDYPVLMAADILLYRATHVPVGEDQKQHLELARDIAQKFNNDFGASIERNGFGEGFFPLPEPLIAGPATRVMSLRDGTKKMSKSDASDYSRINLSDDADQIATKVKKAKTDPEPLPSEEKGLEGRPEADNLVGIFAALSGRAKAEVLSEFGGSNFSTFKSALVDLAVAKLSPITAQMRRIREDEGYIDQVLRDGSDRARALARENMNAVKDIVGFLR is encoded by the coding sequence ATGTCCAGCTTCCCCCAGCGCGTTTTCTCGGGCGTGCAGTCCACCGGCAATCTGCATCTCGGCAATTATCTCGGCGCCATCGTCAAATTCGTCGAGCTGCAGGAGCGCTTCGAGTGCCTCTATTGCGTCGTCGACCTGCACGCGATCACCGTGCCGCAGGACCCAATCGAGCTGCGTAACAACACGCGTGAGATCGCAGCGGCCTTCATCGCCTGCGGCATCGACCCGAAGAAGAACATCGTCTTCAACCAGAGCCAGGTCGCCGAGCACGCCGAGCTCGCCTGGGTGTTGAACTGCGTCGCCCGCATCGGCTGGCTCAACCGCATGACCCAGTTCAAGGACAAGGCCGGCAAGGACCGCGAGAACGCCTCGATGGGCCTCCTGGACTACCCTGTCCTGATGGCCGCCGACATTCTCCTCTATCGCGCCACCCATGTGCCGGTCGGCGAGGACCAGAAGCAGCATCTGGAGCTCGCGCGCGACATTGCGCAGAAGTTCAACAATGATTTCGGCGCCTCGATCGAGCGCAATGGCTTCGGGGAAGGCTTCTTCCCCCTGCCCGAGCCGCTGATCGCCGGCCCCGCGACGCGCGTGATGAGCCTGCGCGACGGCACGAAGAAAATGTCGAAATCCGACGCTTCGGATTATTCGCGCATCAATCTCTCGGACGACGCCGACCAGATCGCCACGAAGGTGAAGAAAGCCAAGACCGATCCAGAGCCCCTGCCCTCCGAGGAAAAGGGTCTCGAAGGCCGGCCCGAGGCGGATAATCTCGTGGGCATTTTCGCCGCGCTGTCGGGGCGCGCCAAGGCGGAGGTTTTGAGCGAATTTGGCGGCTCGAATTTCTCGACCTTCAAAAGCGCGCTGGTCGATCTCGCGGTCGCCAAGCTCTCGCCGATCACCGCGCAGATGCGCCGCATCCGCGAGGACGAAGGCTATATCGACCAGGTGCTGCGAGACGGTTCGGACCGCGCCCGCGCTCTGGCGCGCGAGAACATGAACGCCGTGAAGGATATTGTGGGGTTCTTGAGGTAA
- the hslV gene encoding ATP-dependent protease subunit HslV, which produces MESEREKSLLMHATTIILVKKQGETVIAGDGQVSLGQTIMKGNARKVRRLGKGDVIAGFAGATADAFTLFERLETKLEQYPGQLMRACVELAKDWRMDRYLRRLEAMMLVADKNVGLVLTGSGDVLEPETTEGGAVAAIGSGGNYALAAGRALIDTPADAETIARRAMNIAADICVYTNHSIVVEKI; this is translated from the coding sequence ATGGAAAGCGAACGCGAGAAGTCGCTCCTGATGCATGCGACAACGATCATACTGGTGAAAAAACAAGGCGAAACCGTCATAGCCGGCGACGGCCAGGTCAGCCTCGGCCAGACCATCATGAAAGGCAACGCCCGAAAGGTCCGCCGCCTCGGCAAGGGCGATGTGATCGCGGGCTTCGCCGGCGCCACCGCCGACGCCTTCACCCTCTTCGAGCGTCTCGAGACCAAGCTCGAACAATATCCCGGTCAGCTCATGCGCGCCTGCGTGGAGCTCGCCAAGGACTGGCGCATGGACCGCTATCTGCGCCGTCTCGAAGCGATGATGCTCGTCGCTGACAAGAATGTCGGCCTGGTGCTGACAGGCTCCGGCGACGTGCTGGAGCCCGAGACGACTGAGGGCGGCGCCGTCGCGGCGATCGGCTCGGGCGGCAATTATGCGCTTGCCGCCGGCCGCGCCCTCATCGACACGCCGGCCGATGCCGAAACCATCGCGCGCCGCGCCATGAACATCGCCGCCGACATTTGCGTCTATACGAACCACAGCATCGTGGTGGAGAAAATCTGA
- the hslU gene encoding ATP-dependent protease ATPase subunit HslU, with the protein MADFSPREIVSELDRYIVGQQDAKRAVAIALRNRWRRLQLQGQMREEVMPKNILMIGPTGCGKTEIARRLARLANAPFLKVEATKFTEVGYVGRDVEQIVRDLIEVALVMVKDRRRKDVQARAEKAAEERVLDALVGPASSPATRESFRKRLRDGELDDKEIEIELQQSGGSTPMFELPTMPGASVSAFSLGDLFGKMQRGKPRKLTVKEAHGPLIAEESDKLIDQEASVREAIHEVENNGIVFIDEMDKICAREGRGGADVSREGVQRDLLPLIEGTTVATKHGSVKTDHVLFIASGAFHVAKPSDLLPELQGRLPIRVELASLNEEDFRRILTETEACLTKQYSALMGTEGVTLEFAPSAIDAIAKVAVAVNTSVENIGARRLQTVMERVLDDISFTASDRAGETVTIDGDFVEKHIGDLAKNRDLSRFIL; encoded by the coding sequence ATGGCCGACTTCTCCCCACGCGAGATCGTCTCCGAGCTCGATCGCTACATCGTCGGGCAGCAGGACGCCAAGCGCGCCGTCGCGATCGCGCTGCGCAACCGCTGGCGCCGCCTGCAGCTGCAAGGGCAGATGCGCGAAGAGGTGATGCCCAAGAACATCCTCATGATCGGCCCCACGGGCTGCGGCAAGACCGAGATCGCGCGCCGCCTCGCCCGCCTCGCCAACGCCCCTTTCCTGAAGGTCGAGGCGACGAAATTTACCGAGGTCGGCTATGTCGGCCGCGACGTCGAGCAGATCGTGCGCGACCTCATCGAAGTCGCTTTGGTGATGGTGAAGGACCGCCGCCGCAAGGATGTACAGGCCCGCGCCGAAAAGGCTGCGGAGGAGCGCGTGCTCGACGCGCTCGTCGGCCCCGCCTCCTCGCCCGCGACGCGCGAAAGCTTCCGCAAGCGGCTGCGCGACGGAGAGCTCGACGACAAGGAAATCGAGATCGAATTGCAGCAATCGGGCGGCTCCACGCCAATGTTCGAGCTGCCGACCATGCCGGGCGCGAGCGTCTCGGCTTTTTCGCTCGGCGACCTCTTCGGCAAGATGCAGCGCGGCAAGCCGCGCAAGCTCACGGTTAAGGAAGCGCATGGGCCGCTGATCGCCGAGGAGAGCGACAAGCTCATCGATCAGGAGGCGAGCGTTCGCGAAGCCATCCACGAGGTCGAGAACAATGGCATCGTCTTCATCGACGAGATGGACAAAATCTGCGCTCGCGAAGGCCGCGGCGGCGCCGATGTCTCGCGCGAGGGCGTGCAGCGCGACCTGCTGCCGCTGATCGAAGGCACGACGGTTGCGACCAAGCATGGGTCGGTGAAGACCGACCATGTGCTCTTCATCGCCTCCGGCGCCTTCCATGTCGCAAAGCCTTCGGACCTCTTGCCCGAGCTTCAGGGCCGCCTGCCGATCCGCGTGGAACTGGCCTCTCTCAACGAAGAAGACTTCCGCCGCATCCTGACCGAAACCGAAGCCTGTCTCACCAAGCAATATTCGGCCTTGATGGGCACGGAGGGCGTGACGCTGGAATTCGCGCCCTCGGCCATCGACGCCATCGCCAAGGTGGCCGTGGCCGTAAACACCTCGGTGGAAAACATCGGCGCCCGGCGCCTGCAGACGGTGATGGAGCGCGTGTTGGACGACATCAGCTTCACGGCCTCCGACCGCGCGGGCGAGACGGTGACGATCGATGGGGATTTTGTCGAGAAGCACATCGGGGATCTGGCGAAGAACCGGGATTTGAGCCGGTTTATTCTGTAA
- a CDS encoding DUF86 domain-containing protein, with product MKSDRFYLEHIADSIRAIESYVAGGRDVFLRERIVQDAVIRNFEIIGEAAGKLSPEPKATAPAPWTKIVAFRNRLIHAYWGVDLFLVWDVISKDLRPLREEVERLLAKRGD from the coding sequence GTGAAGTCCGATCGCTTCTATCTGGAGCATATCGCGGACAGCATCCGCGCGATCGAGAGCTATGTTGCGGGCGGCCGGGATGTCTTTTTGCGGGAGCGCATTGTCCAGGACGCTGTCATCCGCAATTTCGAGATTATTGGCGAGGCGGCAGGCAAGCTCTCCCCCGAGCCAAAGGCGACGGCGCCAGCTCCCTGGACGAAAATCGTGGCCTTCCGCAATCGCCTCATCCACGCCTATTGGGGCGTCGATCTTTTTCTGGTCTGGGACGTTATCTCGAAGGACCTGCGCCCGCTCAGAGAGGAGGTCGAACGCCTCCTCGCCAAGCGAGGCGATTAG
- the glcE gene encoding glycolate oxidase subunit GlcE yields MDARLATLDIRDAADAVDALRVANTRKTPFAIVGADSKKRLGRHAPLQQHISTRALTGVTLYEPEELVLSARAGTAVCEIEELLDAHGQQLAFEPMDYAPLLGGATRSATIGGAIAVNASGPRRIKAGAARDHLLGFHCVTGRGEVVKSGGRVMKNVTGYDLSKLVCGSYGTLALLTEVTLKVLPKAETEQTLLVLGLAEAQSLAQLRRASGSPHEVSSFAMLPAGAAPLGLDANAALLRIEGPEISVSSRREALIAQLSDSGARFEALPQNESAALWAALRDVTPLASHSGQIWRVSVAPTDGLAVLDALRNAGAPIIAYYYDWAGGLVWLCLEPAGDAHAAAMRAAVDACGGHATLIRASDDIRARVEVFHPQPAPLAALTKRVKESFDPAHILERGRMREAF; encoded by the coding sequence ATGGACGCTCGCCTGGCTACGCTCGACATTCGCGACGCCGCTGACGCCGTCGACGCCTTGCGCGTCGCCAACACTCGGAAAACGCCTTTCGCCATTGTCGGCGCCGACTCGAAGAAGCGCCTCGGCCGCCATGCGCCTTTGCAGCAGCACATCTCCACGCGCGCGCTGACGGGCGTGACGCTCTATGAGCCCGAGGAGCTTGTGCTCTCCGCGCGCGCCGGCACGGCTGTGTGCGAGATCGAGGAGCTGCTCGACGCGCATGGCCAGCAGCTCGCTTTCGAGCCGATGGATTATGCGCCGCTGCTCGGCGGCGCGACGCGGAGCGCGACAATCGGCGGGGCGATTGCCGTCAACGCCTCAGGCCCGCGCCGCATCAAGGCGGGCGCCGCGCGCGATCATCTACTGGGTTTTCACTGTGTGACGGGGCGCGGCGAGGTGGTGAAATCCGGCGGCCGCGTTATGAAAAACGTCACGGGCTATGATCTTTCCAAGCTGGTCTGCGGCTCTTACGGCACGCTGGCGCTTCTCACCGAAGTGACGTTGAAGGTGCTGCCGAAGGCGGAGACCGAACAGACTCTCTTGGTTCTCGGTCTCGCGGAAGCGCAAAGCCTCGCGCAATTGCGTCGCGCGTCGGGATCGCCGCATGAAGTGTCCTCCTTCGCCATGCTGCCGGCGGGCGCCGCGCCGCTCGGGCTCGACGCCAACGCCGCGCTGCTGCGCATTGAGGGTCCCGAAATCTCTGTTTCGAGTCGGCGGGAGGCGCTGATCGCGCAGCTTAGCGACAGCGGCGCGCGCTTCGAGGCATTGCCGCAAAACGAGTCGGCGGCGCTCTGGGCGGCGTTGCGCGATGTCACGCCGCTTGCGTCTCACAGCGGGCAAATCTGGCGCGTTTCCGTCGCGCCGACCGACGGGCTCGCCGTCTTGGACGCGCTGCGCAACGCTGGCGCGCCCATCATTGCCTATTACTATGACTGGGCGGGCGGGCTCGTCTGGCTATGCCTGGAGCCGGCGGGCGACGCCCATGCGGCGGCGATGCGCGCCGCTGTCGACGCCTGCGGCGGCCATGCGACTCTCATCCGCGCATCCGACGATATTCGCGCGCGCGTAGAAGTCTTTCATCCGCAGCCGGCGCCGCTTGCGGCGCTGACCAAGCGCGTGAAGGAAAGTTTCGATCCCGCGCATATTCTGGAGCGCGGCCGCATGCGCGAGGCGTTTTGA
- the glcF gene encoding glycolate oxidase subunit GlcF: MQTHFSLAALADPDMAQSEKILRACVHCGFCTATCPTYLLTGDELDSPRGRIYLIKDMLENGRAADARTARHVDRCLSCLSCMTTCPSSVHYMHLVDHARAHIEETYQRSFADKTLRALLAFILPRPSLLRFALRFATAAKPFARYLPERLRAMLRLAPTNLPAPSNVDRPQVFPAQDARKMRVALLNGCAQTVLDTPINEATVRLLTRHGVEVVVAEGAGCCGALPHHLGKVNQSHAFARRNIDAWTREIETGGLDHIVVNTSGCGTSVKDYGFMFRNEAALADKAARISALACDVSELVDKLQLERVAIPRLRVAYHAACSLQHGQKITREPVAALERAGFEVVAVPEGHICCGSAGTYNLLQSELADQLCARKVANIESLAPQVIAAGNLGCMAQIGAGTAIPIVHTVELLDWATGGPKPDALTA; encoded by the coding sequence ATGCAGACGCATTTCTCTCTTGCCGCGCTCGCGGACCCGGATATGGCGCAATCGGAGAAGATCCTGCGCGCCTGCGTGCATTGCGGTTTCTGCACGGCGACATGCCCGACCTATCTGCTCACCGGCGACGAATTGGATTCGCCGCGCGGGCGCATTTATCTCATCAAGGACATGCTCGAGAATGGGCGCGCCGCCGATGCGCGCACGGCGCGGCATGTAGATCGCTGCCTCTCTTGCCTTTCCTGCATGACGACCTGTCCGTCGAGCGTGCATTACATGCATCTCGTCGACCATGCGCGCGCTCATATAGAGGAGACCTATCAGCGATCCTTCGCAGATAAGACGCTGCGCGCCTTGCTCGCGTTCATTCTGCCGCGCCCGTCTTTGCTCCGGTTCGCGTTACGCTTCGCAACCGCCGCCAAGCCGTTTGCCCGCTATTTGCCCGAGCGCTTGCGCGCGATGCTGAGACTTGCGCCGACGAATTTGCCGGCGCCGTCGAACGTCGACCGCCCGCAGGTTTTTCCAGCTCAGGACGCCCGCAAAATGCGCGTCGCGCTTCTGAACGGTTGCGCGCAAACAGTGCTCGACACGCCCATCAACGAAGCGACTGTGCGTCTGCTCACGCGCCACGGCGTCGAGGTCGTCGTCGCCGAGGGCGCCGGATGTTGCGGGGCGCTGCCGCATCATCTCGGCAAGGTCAACCAGTCCCATGCGTTTGCGCGCCGGAACATCGACGCCTGGACGCGCGAAATCGAGACAGGCGGCCTCGACCATATCGTCGTCAATACATCCGGCTGCGGCACGAGCGTGAAGGATTATGGCTTCATGTTCCGCAATGAGGCTGCCTTGGCCGACAAGGCCGCGCGCATTTCCGCGCTCGCCTGCGACGTGAGCGAGCTTGTCGATAAATTGCAGTTGGAGCGCGTCGCCATCCCGCGCCTGAGGGTCGCCTATCACGCGGCTTGCTCGTTGCAGCACGGCCAGAAAATCACGCGAGAGCCGGTTGCGGCGCTGGAGCGCGCGGGCTTCGAGGTCGTCGCCGTGCCCGAAGGCCACATCTGCTGCGGCTCGGCGGGAACCTACAACCTTCTGCAGTCCGAGCTGGCTGACCAGCTTTGCGCGCGCAAGGTCGCCAATATCGAGAGCCTCGCGCCGCAAGTCATCGCTGCGGGCAATCTCGGCTGCATGGCGCAGATCGGGGCGGGGACGGCGATCCCGATCGTGCATACGGTGGAATTATTGGACTGGGCGACAGGCGGGCCGAAGCCGGACGCGCTGACAGCCTGA
- a CDS encoding nucleotidyltransferase family protein, translating into MPLLESLLDKRSELIAAARRHGASNIRLFGSVVRGEETPSSDVDLLIDFAEERGFDDYLALAEELETLIGRKVDLVTSRGVSPFLRPLIEREALPL; encoded by the coding sequence ATGCCGTTGCTCGAATCCCTGCTTGATAAACGCTCGGAGTTGATTGCCGCCGCGCGCCGCCACGGCGCGTCGAACATCCGCCTGTTCGGCTCGGTCGTTCGAGGGGAAGAGACGCCGTCGAGCGACGTGGATTTGCTCATCGATTTCGCTGAGGAACGTGGGTTCGACGATTATCTCGCGCTGGCGGAGGAACTGGAGACGCTGATCGGGCGGAAGGTCGATCTTGTGACCTCGCGGGGCGTGAGTCCCTTTCTCAGGCCACTGATCGAACGCGAAGCGTTGCCCTTGTGA